Sequence from the Thunnus maccoyii chromosome 22, fThuMac1.1, whole genome shotgun sequence genome:
GGAACCTTTAATCTGTGACGTCGGCTGCTTTGTCTACTTATTCTGCAGTCATGATTTCCCACATTACCCTTTAGTAACCTCTGCAGTGACATTGGATGTTGGATGCACTGTGTggatatttattttcattccaTCGACAGTAAAATGTGCGgttatgtttttctctcagcCGCTTCCAACTATAAACGTCAGATTGAGATCTAAATATGTGACTGAAAGTCTGGTCTGTCAGtgacttcacttcacttcacttaaAGGATACATTCACactttttcaagtcagtcttaaaacaattGTCAGGTAACCATGGCCACTAAGAGATCTCTTAGTGATGGAGGACCACttccacagccctccttctgtacaaaaatgtgtttaaaagtttacttgaggctaatatgaagcctcaaccatccaaattagtctaatcaagtcaatatcttttaATACTAAAGTCTTTTTATTGCAAAATTCCCTCTTAATGTTACGATCCTtcaactgcagctgaacaggaaaactgtCCGTCAACACACGAATAGGGAATATTTTACTAAGAAGATTGTAACCGTGGGagatatctgctttatttgactaaaccagacagctgaagcttcatattaacttcagataaactttaaacacattttagctAAAACACAAAGGATTTTGTCCCCCTTCACATACACTGTAAGCACTTGTAAGCATCTGaccattgttttaagacaaacttgaacaGTTGTGAGCCTTTCCTTTTAACTTTATTGTCTCTTCAAGGGAAACCGGCCTCGCAGCAGCCGTTAGAATAACATAGAAGACATGCactacatgaataaataaatacatagttaaacagtaacataaaataaaagataaaaatgagcAACCATGAAAAAGACATACAGGCAGTAGAGATTACAGCTCTATGTCCAGCTACAGAAATACACTGGAAACGTCCACAAATTGTAAAAACCAGCAGTAAATTAGGACAAACTTCACTCAGAGATAAACAGTACAACATCCAAAGGTTAAGCTTACTGTTTACTTTATAACTTAGATTTCCTTCTTCAAATAACAACATGTCCAGTCTGCTAACAAACAGAAGACTTTTAGTTTGGTTTATATTGGTCAACTTTACCTTTTAAGCTGTATTTACAAATGACTGATGACAATCTTAACTAAATACATGTTTAACATATTTATATGATATCAGAGGAGGAATAAACAACAAGCTTTGGTGGTTTTATCTTCACATTTAGCCCATGAAAACTTCTCTTTTTCACTTAGTTATATGACCAGTGGATTATTAAATACTGAAGCCTGCTAAAGATATCTATTTTGCACTGTATTTCTTGGCCTCATCTATAAAATCCATTGAAACTGGACTTTTCTGCTCTACTATGATGTATTTGGTGAAGAAATGCAGACTTTAGGTGGTGAAATCTTAGTCATCTCCTTAGAGCtgctgttctgttctgttttaagTCACATCACATTTCctaatctgtttttttgttagGTCGCCCTGAGCAACGGGAGGCCGGTTCCAGTTGTTCTACTGGCCAACAAATGTGACCAGCGGCGGCACGGTTTGTGCCCTAAACTGCCCAAACTGGAGAACTTCTCCAGGGAGTACGGATTCGTCGGCTGGTTTGAAACCTCTGCCAAGGTAAGACCTGATGTTCTTCTGCGTGTTAATGTTACCATGAGGAATGCAAATATTGTTATAAACTGtgatctgtttctttttctgttctcCGTCGCTGTCTTCATTCATTTCCACTGTAAACAAATGTCACTGCATATTTTCTAGGCGCATTTCTCATTACTCCTCTGCCTCACTTAgttgttcttttctttctatATTTAACagtctctcttctcttcatgccaactctcctctcctttttctcagttttcaaGCTGCACTGGTTAACAGTTTAATGTGAATATACACTTGGCTCTTGTGTCGAAAccacaaaatttaaaaatccagTTGTCTGGTCATTGGCATCCTTCCTCCACTCCAGGAAGTGACAAATTCACAACCACAAAGTTGACTCTGTAAAGTAGAAAAGGAAACATTTAGCCGTGAAAAGTGTCAAGTTCATTTACTAACACCGCCTGGTTTCTGGAGATAAAGCTGCTCCTTCTTGCTGCCGTGTTGTCGGCCGCCAATTAACACACGTATTAATGCAATTACCCCGCTGCAGCTAAAATTACCAACACCCAACTAAAAATTACCAACAGCGTCTTCATTTGTAACTGAGAGCCTACGAGGAGTTAGAGGGattttctgcctgttttttgggggggataTGGACAAGGAGCTTGTTGTGGTATAGCTGTTCTCTTTGGTtgattagattttatttatctacTTACTCAATTGATCTATATTTGAAGGGGCAAGTTAGAAGCAACAGCTATTTATAGCGCGCAAATTAGATCCGTTATACTTTTAATCTGCTTTCATGTCCTTTTGCTTGTGTTTACTTTCTAATCTCTTTTtttgcacagtaaaaaaaaaagtacttcaCAGTTAAGAAATAAGTTTAACACAATGATGGTTTATCTTGTGGTAATTAAGTAAGTAATTGTTTGTGTCACATGACCATGTTTGCCAGTTTCTACACTTACAGACTATGTTTAGTGACTGAGTGGAGAGATagttataataaagttaataatataatgtaataaagttTGACTGGATTAACTTAATGGGGAAAGTTGTTGTCTTTTTCAGTTGTAGCTGCTGTTCAAAAgaatatttgattaatttactgATTTGTTAAAGTTTCTCCTCCACTCGAAAAATTTGTTTTGCTCGTTGTtgcttcagttggatgttgatgaatgatttatgtgcagtttggcactaaaaggctgttttcactttcatctgctggaGCGGGAAAGCAagatttgtggaaaaaaacacattagacacaaatttcatattattcaaagtagagaaTCTTATATACagctggaggggatctttaaggaatttaaagctgcattaatttatattttttattttacaattgtAAAACTGACTATACTGACGAGAGTTTTATCACCCTACTCTGAAAttctcctcagctctacagagcattttagcttctttcagctcattgttttggtttttacggccgcatttttacttttttggttCACTTTCACCGCTCCAGAGTACACAGCTTAAATCTGAAAAGACATTATTTGGTGCCACTTTACTATAAGACTACCCTTATACAGGATTTATGAATAGTTTATTAATAAGTTGTTAACActttataaatcattaataagCTGTTATAACATATTAGATAAAAAGGGCAACAGTGACCTTTTGCTTGCCAAATAGTGAGCCCACATTTTTCTGTACTGTTAAGCCTCAGATCAAATTGGTTACTTATCTTACCTTATACCTGTCAGCTTCATCAGATATTTGTCCATAAGTTAGTAGCATTTAACCACCGTCTGCATATCTTAATAGTCAAAAAAGTTTCATTTGGCATATCAAATTATGGCATATGATTAGATTCATACACTAAGGCTTTGGCAATATTGTTTACCTTGACATTTCCAGCACGCTATCAGCAGCCGTCCTCGTTATTATCACAGGTGTTGATGACATATGCTATCAGGTTGTTACACACAGTGGATATTAAAGTTGTATATTGTGATGCTTCATGTTGGTTACAGGTGTTTCACACTTTACAGCAAGGCTCCCTTTTGTCAGTAATAAATGTTAGTAACTCATTAGTAAGATTAATGAGTTGTAAGCAGTAACTTGATCTTGCCAAATAGTTGTATGAAAACTGTTATAACTTGTTTATAATTGTTTACACATAATATATGAAGTGACAACCTAATTAATAACCTAATTAGAAACCATTTATAAAATCTTTATAAGGGTAGTCTTATTGTTAAGTGGTACccattattttgaaaataatgaaaacagataTTTTCAAAAACAGTCACCAGAATGGATAAATCTGAAAActttggttttgtgtttgagtgtgtacGAGGACAATTGAGCTTTTGAAAACAACATCATAAGCTAGTTAGTCTGTTGTTACATCTCGCTCTCTCCTCCCCTGTTTATGTCTCTTTAACCTCCGTCTTCTCAGGACAACACCAACATCGACGCGGCCATCACGTGTCTGGTGAAGAACATCATGTccgtggaggaggagagggccTTGAGTGACGCTACATCCAAAAACGAACCGGAAGGCAGCGTTCTGGTGCTGCCTCGCTTCGACTACAATGTGAAGGAGAAGGGACTCGGTGGGTGTTCGGGATGCTCCGGTCTCAAACCCAGAGACGCAGACAACGACTGAAGAAGAGATCGGTCTGAACTGAGAGACTTAGTTGAATAATTTATATGTTGTAACTTAAAGTTacatcccctccctccctttatCCTCACAAATGCATTTTATTCAGAGATGTCAGATgaaatattttgggtttttattCTAAGACAAAGATTTGAAAAAGTTAAACTGTCTTTT
This genomic interval carries:
- the zgc:162171 gene encoding ras-related protein Rab-38, which translates into the protein MQHERLLKVLVIGDLGVGKTSIIKRYVHQVFSQHYRATIGVDFALKVLNWDHKTVVRLQLWDIAGQERYGNMTRVYYREAVGALVVFDMTRLSTFQAVLKWKGDLDSKVALSNGRPVPVVLLANKCDQRRHGLCPKLPKLENFSREYGFVGWFETSAKDNTNIDAAITCLVKNIMSVEEERALSDATSKNEPEGSVLVLPRFDYNVKEKGLGGCSGCSGLKPRDADND